In Flavobacteriales bacterium, a single window of DNA contains:
- the murD gene encoding UDP-N-acetylmuramoyl-L-alanine--D-glutamate ligase, with amino-acid sequence MGKVVVLGGGESGCGAALLAQQKGFEVFLSDIGKIKEKYKNVLTHNAIEWEEEKHSEKRFFEADIIVKSPGIPDTIPIIQDLKKASVPIISEIEFAARYTDAKIIGITGSNGKTTTTLLVGHMLKKAGLNVGVAGNVGDSFALQVANESHDFYVLELSSFQLDGIDNFKPYIAILLNITPDHLDRYANKMENYIQSKMRITMNQTSEDYLIYCSDDNNITMNLKTQAQCLPFSIKENQEQGACLNNDEIEININQESFNMNIQQLALQGKHNIYNSMAAAISARILDLNKDLIRESLIDFKNVEHRLERVIKVHGIEFINDSKATNVNSTWYALESMTKDTIWIVGGVDKGNDYSSLIPLVNQKVKAIVCLGENVDSIKAAFEKLDVEMLFASSMKEAVNKSYELATKGDAVLLSPACASFDLFENYEHRGYEFKSSVRSL; translated from the coding sequence ATGGGGAAAGTTGTTGTGCTTGGTGGTGGAGAAAGTGGCTGTGGGGCGGCACTATTAGCACAACAAAAAGGATTTGAGGTATTTCTTTCTGATATCGGAAAGATAAAGGAGAAATACAAAAATGTTCTTACACATAATGCGATTGAATGGGAAGAAGAAAAACACTCTGAAAAGCGTTTTTTCGAGGCAGATATAATTGTCAAAAGTCCAGGTATCCCTGATACTATTCCTATAATACAAGATTTGAAAAAAGCTTCAGTGCCTATCATTTCTGAAATTGAATTTGCGGCACGATATACCGATGCAAAAATTATTGGTATTACAGGTAGCAACGGCAAAACCACTACTACATTATTAGTAGGGCATATGCTCAAAAAAGCGGGTTTAAATGTGGGTGTTGCTGGAAATGTCGGCGATAGTTTTGCTTTGCAAGTTGCCAATGAGTCTCATGACTTTTATGTCTTAGAGTTAAGCAGTTTTCAATTGGACGGCATAGATAATTTTAAGCCTTATATCGCCATTTTGCTCAATATCACGCCAGATCATTTGGACAGATATGCCAACAAAATGGAGAATTACATTCAATCAAAAATGAGAATTACTATGAATCAGACTTCAGAAGATTATTTAATCTACTGTTCGGATGATAATAATATAACAATGAATTTAAAAACTCAGGCTCAATGTTTGCCATTTTCTATTAAAGAAAATCAAGAGCAAGGTGCTTGTTTAAACAATGATGAGATAGAAATAAATATTAACCAAGAATCATTTAATATGAATATTCAACAATTAGCCCTTCAGGGCAAACACAACATTTACAATTCCATGGCTGCAGCTATATCAGCAAGGATTTTAGATTTAAACAAAGATTTAATAAGAGAGAGTCTTATTGACTTTAAAAATGTAGAACACCGACTCGAACGTGTCATTAAAGTACACGGTATCGAGTTCATTAACGACTCTAAGGCTACCAATGTCAATTCTACATGGTACGCTCTGGAAAGTATGACCAAAGATACCATTTGGATTGTCGGTGGTGTTGATAAGGGAAACGATTACTCATCACTAATTCCTTTAGTCAATCAGAAAGTAAAAGCAATTGTTTGTCTAGGTGAAAATGTAGATTCTATAAAAGCAGCATTTGAAAAGTTAGATGTAGAGATGTTATTTGCATCATCTATGAAAGAAGCCGTCAATAAATCTTATGAACTCGCTACTAAGGGCGATGCTGTTTTGTTATCGCCAGCATGTGCTAGTTTCGATTTATTCGAAAATTATGAGCACCGAGGTTATGAATTTAAATCATCAGTAAGAAGTTTATAA
- a CDS encoding phospho-N-acetylmuramoyl-pentapeptide-transferase — MIYYLFEYLESVYQLPGAGVFQYISFRAALAVITSLLVSMVFGGKIINLIRNKQIGEEVRTLGLEGEAQKKGTPTMGGLIILAAILLPTLLFAKLSNIYIVIMLISTVWLGLIGFIDDYIKVFKKDKEGLAGRFKIIGQVGLGLIIGLTMYFHEGITIKEEIRNIDKANTEVVFGEETKSLKTSIPFVKNNEFDYTTLVSWMGETGKKYAWIVFVLMVIFVVTAVSNGANMTDGLDGLATGTSAIIGATLGILAYVSGNVFFADYLNIMYLPNSGELVIYMAAFVGACVGFLWYNSYPAQVFMGDTGSLALGGIIAVFAIAIRKELLIPVLCGIFLVENLSVMLQVGYFKYTKKKFGEGRRIFKMAPLHHHFQKLGMHESKIVTRFWIAGVMLAILTIVTLKLR, encoded by the coding sequence ATGATTTATTACCTATTTGAATACCTAGAATCCGTATATCAGTTGCCAGGGGCAGGTGTGTTTCAATACATTTCATTTAGGGCAGCCTTAGCGGTCATTACTTCTTTATTGGTTTCTATGGTGTTTGGCGGTAAGATTATCAATCTAATAAGAAATAAACAAATAGGAGAAGAAGTCAGGACTCTAGGTTTAGAGGGAGAGGCACAAAAGAAAGGAACGCCTACTATGGGAGGCTTAATTATACTCGCAGCTATTCTGTTACCAACACTTTTATTTGCCAAACTTTCAAACATCTATATCGTCATAATGCTAATCTCTACAGTTTGGTTAGGGCTAATTGGATTCATAGACGATTACATCAAGGTATTTAAAAAAGATAAAGAAGGCTTGGCGGGAAGATTTAAAATTATTGGACAAGTAGGTCTGGGACTCATCATAGGTCTTACTATGTATTTTCACGAAGGGATTACTATCAAGGAAGAAATCCGAAATATTGACAAAGCCAATACAGAAGTTGTTTTTGGAGAAGAAACAAAGTCACTTAAAACAAGCATACCCTTTGTAAAGAATAATGAATTTGACTACACCACTTTGGTAAGTTGGATGGGAGAAACTGGCAAGAAATACGCTTGGATAGTCTTTGTCTTAATGGTCATTTTTGTGGTTACTGCCGTAAGTAATGGCGCCAATATGACCGACGGTCTAGATGGTCTTGCAACAGGAACATCAGCCATAATAGGTGCTACATTAGGCATATTGGCTTATGTATCTGGTAATGTATTCTTTGCCGACTACCTCAATATTATGTATCTGCCAAACTCTGGTGAGTTGGTTATCTATATGGCTGCATTTGTAGGAGCTTGTGTAGGGTTTTTATGGTACAATTCTTATCCAGCACAAGTATTTATGGGCGATACTGGAAGTTTAGCACTAGGAGGAATTATTGCAGTATTTGCTATTGCTATTAGAAAAGAATTATTGATACCTGTGTTGTGTGGTATTTTCTTGGTAGAAAACTTATCAGTGATGCTACAGGTGGGTTATTTCAAATACACCAAAAAGAAATTCGGCGAAGGTCGTCGAATATTCAAGATGGCACCATTACATCATCATTTTCAAAAGTTAGGTATGCACGAAAGTAAAATTGTTACTCGCTTTTGGATAGCTGGTGTCATGTTGGCTATACTAACCATTGTCACTCTAAAACTGAGATAA
- a CDS encoding UDP-N-acetylmuramoyl-L-alanyl-D-glutamate--2,6-diaminopimelate ligase translates to MKLLQDILFGVEILEVAGSTHAAIPNVYFDSRKVGKDALFVAVRGTISDGHEYINQAIEKGAVAIVAEELPLTKPEGLTYIRVNDSSKALGVIASNFYDNPSQKLNLVAVTGTNGKTSVVSLLHQFYQSLAIKTGVLSTIINKIGFQEVPSTHTTPDALSINKLLSQMVDEGCKFCFMEASSHAIHQNRISGLQFKGAVFTNITHDHLDYHKTFDDYILAKKALFDSLPSDAFALVNKDDRHGLNMLHHCKAKQYTYALKSSADFKAKIIEHQFDGMLLNVDGKEVWTKLIGEFNAYNLLSIYATTLLLGEDSFQSLTSLSVLTSAEGRFDVCRANDGCIGIVDYAHTPDALLNVINTINEIKNNQQLITVFGCGGDRDKSKRSKMGQIASELSDRVIITSDNPRTENPDDILDEIAQGVNPKHLKKVLSISDRKEAIKTACSLANEGDIILLAGKGHEKYQEINGEKLAFDDKEELKNTFNLLRK, encoded by the coding sequence ATGAAGTTATTGCAAGACATATTATTTGGTGTAGAGATACTTGAAGTTGCTGGTTCAACTCATGCTGCTATTCCAAACGTCTATTTTGATTCTAGAAAGGTCGGAAAAGACGCTTTATTTGTCGCCGTTAGAGGTACAATAAGTGATGGACACGAGTACATCAATCAGGCTATTGAAAAAGGAGCAGTTGCCATAGTCGCTGAAGAACTTCCTTTAACAAAACCAGAAGGACTTACCTACATAAGAGTAAACGATAGCTCAAAAGCTTTAGGGGTTATTGCCTCTAATTTTTATGATAATCCTTCTCAAAAATTAAACCTCGTCGCTGTAACGGGAACTAATGGCAAAACCTCGGTTGTCAGTTTATTGCATCAGTTTTATCAATCATTAGCAATCAAAACAGGAGTTCTGTCAACTATAATAAACAAAATTGGTTTTCAAGAAGTTCCCTCAACTCATACTACTCCTGATGCATTAAGTATCAATAAGCTTTTATCTCAAATGGTTGATGAGGGTTGTAAGTTTTGTTTTATGGAAGCAAGTTCTCACGCTATTCATCAAAACCGAATTTCAGGATTACAGTTTAAAGGTGCTGTTTTCACAAACATCACACACGACCACTTGGATTATCACAAGACATTTGACGATTATATACTTGCCAAAAAAGCACTATTTGATTCACTTCCTTCTGATGCTTTCGCATTAGTTAATAAAGACGATAGACACGGTTTGAATATGCTACACCATTGTAAGGCTAAACAATACACTTATGCCTTAAAGTCTTCAGCAGATTTTAAAGCTAAAATTATTGAGCATCAATTTGACGGTATGCTTTTAAATGTCGATGGCAAAGAAGTTTGGACTAAGCTTATTGGTGAATTTAATGCTTATAATCTCCTCTCTATATATGCTACTACCCTTCTTTTGGGAGAAGACAGTTTTCAATCACTAACAAGTCTTAGCGTCTTGACTAGTGCAGAGGGAAGATTTGATGTATGCAGAGCCAATGACGGTTGTATTGGCATAGTAGATTATGCTCATACGCCCGATGCTTTACTTAATGTGATAAATACCATTAATGAAATCAAGAATAATCAGCAATTGATTACAGTCTTTGGGTGTGGTGGTGATAGAGATAAATCTAAGCGTTCCAAAATGGGGCAAATTGCTTCAGAACTTAGTGACAGAGTCATCATTACTAGTGACAATCCTCGTACTGAAAATCCAGATGATATATTAGATGAAATAGCACAGGGAGTAAACCCTAAACACCTAAAAAAGGTACTAAGTATTTCTGACAGAAAAGAGGCTATTAAAACAGCTTGCTCACTAGCTAACGAAGGTGATATTATTCTGCTAGCGGGAAAAGGTCATGAAAAATACCAAGAAATCAATGGCGAAAAGTTAGCATTTGATGATAAAGAAGAATTAAAAAACACATTTAACCTACTTAGAAAATAA
- a CDS encoding transpeptidase family protein, with translation MKHSKNIKRRAVAIYLFMILLALVIIIQPLYTQIFESHLYNSENYNVTRTVTVQASRGNIYSDDLSLLATSIPEYEIRWDAKQVDKELFLNDVEELSSKLSALFDDKPASDYSDYLRKVWAKQSRYALIKRKVNYNQLKLLKQFPIFSEGRYKGGFQYKQLNIRQKPFQQLAGRTIGYHKKQSKSVGIEGAFNYDLKGKNGERLEHRLAGNEWMPIRERESFPGKDVITTIDIRFQDIAHQALEDRLYYHDADFGTTILMEVATGEIKSIVNLKKVEEDKYVEFYNFAIGRSIEPGSTFKLASVIAGLEDGFLQLDDSVNTTGGKHSFYDRVMRDSKKGGYGVISLEESFTKSSNVGISKLINKHYKDKPSQFVDRLYSMGINEPLGIALSGEVKPAIRHPKQSSNWSGTTLPWMSIGYGIKMTPLQILSFYAAIANDGQRMKPLFVKSIMANGIIEKNFNPEVINPSICSMTTIKKVKRMLEGVVENGTAKNIKSKQYKIAGKTGTAQLIIDGVYDNQRHLASFVGYFPADNPKYACIVMINDPQENGSYGGDVAAPVFRTISDYVMNTDLSLQLTDTIEKRQIPVSKDGYKRHLANVFNTFDVPIFSDDDKAQWVLTKSQNEQVKLQTRNITRDLEKNIMPNIKGMGLNDVLFLLENYGLNISYSGRGSVKEQSINKGENIRKGQNLTIVLS, from the coding sequence ATGAAACATTCTAAAAACATAAAAAGACGAGCTGTTGCTATATACCTTTTTATGATTTTGTTGGCACTTGTTATTATCATCCAACCACTATATACTCAGATTTTTGAGTCACATTTATATAATTCTGAGAATTACAATGTCACACGAACTGTCACAGTTCAAGCATCAAGAGGTAACATTTATTCCGATGATTTATCACTTTTAGCGACTTCAATTCCTGAATATGAGATACGTTGGGATGCCAAACAAGTCGATAAAGAATTATTTCTTAATGATGTTGAAGAGTTATCATCTAAATTATCGGCCCTTTTTGATGATAAACCAGCCTCAGATTATTCCGATTATTTAAGAAAAGTATGGGCAAAACAGAGTCGCTATGCTCTCATAAAAAGAAAAGTAAACTACAATCAGCTTAAGTTATTGAAGCAATTCCCAATTTTTAGTGAAGGCCGATATAAAGGAGGTTTTCAGTATAAGCAGTTGAATATACGTCAAAAGCCATTTCAACAGTTGGCAGGTAGAACCATTGGATATCATAAAAAACAATCCAAATCGGTTGGTATCGAAGGTGCTTTCAATTACGATTTGAAAGGCAAGAATGGTGAGAGATTAGAACATAGGTTGGCAGGTAATGAATGGATGCCTATTCGAGAAAGAGAGTCCTTTCCTGGCAAAGATGTGATTACTACCATTGATATTCGTTTTCAAGATATTGCTCATCAAGCCCTTGAGGATAGGTTATACTATCACGATGCAGACTTTGGTACAACAATACTTATGGAAGTAGCTACTGGCGAAATAAAGTCAATTGTGAACCTCAAAAAAGTCGAGGAAGATAAGTATGTTGAGTTTTACAATTTTGCTATTGGAAGAAGTATTGAACCAGGCTCTACTTTTAAGTTAGCTTCTGTCATTGCAGGACTTGAAGATGGTTTTTTACAATTGGACGATTCTGTAAATACTACAGGTGGAAAACATAGCTTTTATGATAGAGTTATGCGAGATTCTAAAAAAGGTGGCTATGGTGTAATTTCTTTAGAGGAATCATTCACTAAGTCTTCAAATGTCGGAATTTCAAAACTTATCAATAAACACTATAAAGATAAGCCTTCGCAATTCGTAGATAGACTTTATAGTATGGGAATTAATGAGCCACTTGGCATTGCATTGTCTGGAGAGGTTAAGCCTGCTATAAGACATCCTAAACAATCTTCCAATTGGTCTGGAACTACTTTGCCTTGGATGTCTATTGGTTACGGAATAAAAATGACGCCATTACAAATTCTAAGTTTTTATGCCGCTATCGCTAATGACGGTCAGCGTATGAAACCTCTATTTGTAAAGTCTATAATGGCAAATGGGATAATAGAAAAAAACTTTAATCCTGAAGTTATAAATCCATCCATTTGCTCTATGACTACCATTAAAAAAGTGAAACGAATGCTAGAGGGTGTAGTAGAAAATGGGACTGCTAAAAACATAAAATCTAAACAGTATAAAATAGCGGGTAAAACTGGTACTGCCCAATTGATAATTGATGGGGTGTACGACAACCAAAGACACCTTGCATCATTTGTTGGGTACTTTCCTGCAGACAATCCTAAATATGCCTGTATAGTCATGATAAACGACCCCCAAGAAAACGGTAGTTATGGTGGTGATGTTGCAGCACCTGTTTTTAGAACAATTTCTGATTATGTAATGAATACGGACTTAAGTCTACAACTTACAGATACTATCGAAAAGCGACAAATTCCGGTTTCTAAAGATGGCTATAAAAGGCACTTGGCTAATGTCTTCAATACTTTTGACGTGCCAATTTTTAGCGACGACGATAAAGCACAATGGGTTCTTACTAAATCCCAAAATGAACAGGTAAAACTACAAACAAGAAATATCACAAGAGATTTAGAAAAAAATATAATGCCCAATATAAAAGGTATGGGCTTAAATGATGTGTTGTTTTTATTAGAAAATTATGGATTGAATATCAGCTATTCAGGTCGTGGTAGTGTCAAGGAGCAATCCATCAATAAAGGAGAAAACATAAGAAAAGGACAAAATTTAACCATTGTACTTTCATGA
- the rsmH gene encoding 16S rRNA (cytosine(1402)-N(4))-methyltransferase RsmH produces the protein MAYHEAVLLDESIAGLSIQPNGIYVDVTFGGGGHSKSILQKLENGKLFAFDQDSDAQQNCIDDDRLILIAQNFRFIKKFLRLEGIHEVDGILADLGVSSYQFDTAERGFSIREDGDLDMRMNREQELSAKTVVNDYDLNELSRIFRKFGELNNAYALAKSIVHYREEKVISTTEDLKNAVKEHVPPHKKNKILAQLFQAIRIEVNDEINALKDMLSQSVDLLKKGGRLSVISYHSLEDRLVKNLIKSGNFEGEIEKDFYGVPKLVLNSINRKPITATQEELDSNPRSRSAKLRIGQKV, from the coding sequence ATGGCATATCACGAGGCAGTTTTATTAGATGAATCAATAGCTGGCCTTTCTATCCAACCTAACGGCATCTATGTTGACGTCACTTTTGGCGGCGGCGGTCATTCTAAATCCATACTACAAAAATTAGAAAATGGCAAACTCTTTGCCTTTGATCAAGATAGCGATGCACAACAAAATTGTATTGATGATGATCGCCTAATTTTAATTGCTCAGAACTTTAGGTTTATCAAGAAGTTTTTACGTCTGGAAGGTATCCATGAGGTTGATGGTATTCTTGCGGACTTAGGTGTTTCTTCATATCAATTTGATACTGCCGAACGTGGCTTTTCCATTCGAGAAGACGGTGATTTGGATATGCGAATGAATAGAGAGCAAGAACTGTCTGCCAAAACCGTAGTAAACGACTATGACCTTAATGAATTAAGTCGGATTTTTAGAAAGTTTGGCGAACTAAACAATGCTTATGCTTTAGCAAAATCAATAGTTCATTACAGAGAAGAGAAAGTTATTTCAACAACTGAGGACTTGAAAAACGCCGTAAAAGAGCATGTGCCTCCACACAAGAAAAATAAAATATTAGCTCAACTTTTTCAAGCAATTCGTATAGAAGTCAATGATGAAATAAACGCTTTAAAAGACATGCTAAGTCAGTCTGTTGATTTGCTTAAAAAGGGGGGTAGGTTATCTGTTATATCCTACCATTCTTTAGAGGATAGATTGGTGAAAAACCTTATTAAGTCGGGCAATTTCGAAGGAGAAATAGAAAAGGATTTTTATGGTGTTCCTAAGCTCGTTCTAAATTCTATCAATAGAAAACCCATCACTGCAACACAAGAAGAGCTAGATAGTAATCCGCGCTCTAGAAGTGCAAAATTAAGAATAGGTCAAAAGGTATGA
- the mraZ gene encoding division/cell wall cluster transcriptional repressor MraZ produces the protein MINLIGTYECKIDAKGRLMLPAVLKKQLSPIIGEGFVLKRSVFSSCLEIHPMSEWNVLMSEVNKLNRFVKKNNDFIRLFTAGVKMLETDSNARLQIPKDLISFANISKNVVISCSVNMIEVWDKDQYEQVLKDATSDFADLAEEVMGNIEKED, from the coding sequence ATGATTAACTTAATTGGGACATATGAATGCAAGATTGATGCTAAGGGTAGGCTTATGCTACCTGCAGTCTTGAAAAAACAGTTGTCTCCTATCATAGGAGAGGGCTTTGTTTTGAAGCGTTCTGTGTTTAGCAGTTGCCTTGAAATACATCCTATGAGCGAGTGGAATGTATTGATGTCTGAGGTAAATAAATTGAATCGATTTGTAAAGAAAAATAATGACTTCATACGTCTTTTTACTGCTGGTGTCAAAATGTTAGAAACGGATTCTAATGCTCGACTCCAAATTCCAAAGGATCTAATCAGCTTTGCTAACATTTCAAAAAACGTAGTCATTTCTTGTTCAGTCAATATGATTGAGGTTTGGGATAAAGATCAATACGAGCAAGTATTAAAAGATGCTACTTCTGATTTTGCAGATTTAGCAGAGGAAGTAATGGGCAACATCGAAAAAGAAGACTAA
- a CDS encoding alpha/beta hydrolase, with translation MVLETIKEKGYEYIEVGEGPVIVLLHGLMGGLDNFENVIPKLASNGYKVIGPVLPLFEKPILKTSIKHFSDYIHDFLKFKKLDKVILFGNSLGGHISLVYAKDHPEMVKGLVLTGSSGLYENSMGDTFPRRGDYDYIRKKTEEVFYDPKMATKALVDTVFEIANNRNSVIRLLTMAKSAIRHNMSSDIPHLDFPVCLVWGKQDSVTPPEVAEEFHSLFQRSDLYWIDKCGHSPMWEHPEEFSKILCTWLNANIK, from the coding sequence ATGGTTTTAGAAACGATTAAAGAAAAGGGCTATGAATACATAGAGGTTGGTGAAGGCCCCGTAATTGTTTTGTTGCATGGTTTGATGGGAGGTTTAGACAACTTTGAAAACGTCATTCCAAAACTTGCCTCTAATGGATACAAAGTGATTGGCCCAGTTCTACCACTTTTTGAAAAACCTATCCTTAAAACTAGTATCAAACATTTTTCAGATTACATCCACGATTTTTTAAAATTTAAAAAGCTAGATAAAGTCATCTTATTTGGTAATTCTTTAGGTGGTCATATTTCTCTTGTTTATGCTAAAGATCACCCTGAAATGGTTAAAGGCCTAGTACTAACAGGAAGTTCTGGCTTGTATGAAAACTCAATGGGCGACACCTTCCCAAGACGAGGCGACTACGACTATATTCGTAAAAAAACAGAAGAAGTTTTTTACGACCCTAAAATGGCTACAAAAGCTTTAGTTGATACTGTTTTTGAGATTGCCAATAACAGAAATTCTGTGATTCGTTTACTGACAATGGCCAAATCGGCTATACGTCATAATATGAGTAGTGACATTCCTCATTTAGACTTTCCTGTATGTTTAGTTTGGGGTAAACAAGATAGTGTAACACCTCCTGAAGTTGCCGAAGAATTCCATAGTCTTTTCCAACGTTCGGATTTGTATTGGATTGATAAGTGTGGTCATTCACCCATGTGGGAACATCCAGAAGAATTTTCTAAAATTCTTTGCACTTGGCTGAACGCCAATATCAAATAA
- a CDS encoding YihA family ribosome biogenesis GTP-binding protein, protein MRIKQAEFIISNTDIKKCPKADMPEYAFIGRSNVGKSSLINMLTERKSLAKVSGKPGKTQLINHFLINKHWYLVDLPGYGYAGVSKTQRYEFAQFIKKYLLKRENLMCLFVLLDSRLKPQAIDLEFMQWLGENGIPFVICFTKQDKMSKKESTENLINYKKELLKSWEELPQIFLSSATKKNGKEEILTFIANTNELFKSAQ, encoded by the coding sequence ATGCGCATCAAACAAGCTGAGTTTATTATCAGTAATACAGACATTAAAAAATGTCCTAAAGCTGATATGCCCGAATATGCCTTTATTGGTCGCTCGAATGTGGGCAAATCTTCTTTAATAAATATGCTAACGGAGAGAAAAAGTCTAGCTAAAGTTTCAGGCAAACCAGGAAAGACTCAGCTTATCAATCACTTCCTAATAAATAAACATTGGTATCTTGTAGATTTGCCAGGATATGGTTATGCTGGAGTATCCAAAACTCAACGCTATGAGTTTGCTCAGTTTATCAAAAAGTATTTACTAAAACGAGAAAATTTAATGTGTCTGTTTGTCCTCTTGGACTCTCGCCTAAAACCACAAGCTATTGATTTAGAATTTATGCAATGGTTAGGCGAAAACGGCATTCCTTTTGTAATCTGCTTCACCAAGCAAGACAAAATGTCTAAAAAAGAAAGTACAGAAAATCTGATTAACTACAAGAAAGAATTACTCAAAAGCTGGGAAGAACTCCCTCAAATATTTTTAAGCTCAGCCACTAAAAAGAATGGTAAAGAAGAAATTTTAACCTTCATAGCAAATACTAACGAGCTTTTTAAATCAGCGCAATAA
- the gldC gene encoding gliding motility protein GldC, whose amino-acid sequence MSAKESQIKINVQLDDNNIPEKLFWEASDGGQDLSECKAAFLSFWDNKSKDTLRIDLWTKEMRTDEMKHFFHQTLVSMADTLERATNEDKMAADMRDFCHHFAEKLLR is encoded by the coding sequence ATGAGTGCTAAAGAATCTCAAATTAAAATAAATGTACAATTAGACGACAATAATATTCCTGAAAAACTATTTTGGGAAGCTTCCGATGGAGGTCAGGATTTAAGTGAGTGTAAAGCGGCCTTTCTGTCTTTTTGGGACAATAAATCTAAAGATACTTTACGAATAGATTTGTGGACTAAAGAAATGCGAACCGATGAGATGAAGCACTTTTTTCATCAGACCTTAGTATCTATGGCAGATACTTTAGAAAGAGCAACTAATGAGGATAAAATGGCAGCCGATATGCGTGACTTTTGTCACCATTTTGCTGAAAAATTATTGCGCTGA
- the nadE gene encoding NAD(+) synthase: protein MQTKECVNYITDWLLNYSKQSKTKGFVVGVSGGIDSAVTSTLAAKTGLEVLCLEMPIHQEINQVNRANEHINWLKENYNKVSSLRIDLGETYDCFKHTVSNDIQGDSHQMALVNSRARLRMTTLYYHAQLNNYLVAGTGNKVEDFGIGFYTKYGDGGVDLSPIADLLKSEVFEIGKELGIINSILTAAPTDGLWGDNRTDEDQIGATYPELEWAMSFEGNTDTLNKRQQEVLDIYNRLNKANKHKMIPIPICEIPNHLK from the coding sequence ATGCAAACTAAAGAATGCGTTAATTACATCACAGATTGGCTTTTGAACTACTCAAAACAATCTAAGACTAAGGGATTTGTGGTTGGTGTTTCAGGTGGAATTGACTCTGCAGTAACTTCAACTTTAGCCGCCAAAACTGGACTAGAGGTCTTGTGCTTAGAAATGCCTATTCACCAAGAAATTAATCAAGTCAACAGAGCCAACGAGCATATAAATTGGCTAAAAGAAAACTATAACAAGGTGTCTTCTTTACGTATAGACTTGGGAGAAACCTACGACTGTTTTAAGCATACTGTTAGTAATGATATTCAAGGCGATAGCCATCAAATGGCATTAGTCAATTCTAGAGCAAGACTAAGAATGACAACATTATACTATCATGCACAACTCAATAATTATTTAGTGGCAGGAACGGGCAATAAAGTAGAAGATTTCGGTATTGGTTTTTACACTAAATATGGTGATGGCGGAGTAGATTTAAGTCCTATTGCGGATTTACTAAAATCTGAAGTTTTCGAAATCGGCAAAGAACTTGGCATAATAAACTCCATCCTTACAGCTGCACCAACCGATGGTTTGTGGGGTGATAATAGAACAGATGAAGACCAAATTGGGGCAACTTATCCAGAACTAGAGTGGGCTATGAGCTTTGAAGGAAATACTGATACTTTAAACAAACGTCAGCAAGAAGTTTTAGACATTTATAATCGCTTAAATAAAGCTAATAAACACAAGATGATACCCATACCAATTTGTGAAATACCCAATCATTTGAAATGA